A single region of the Hoeflea prorocentri genome encodes:
- a CDS encoding aldehyde dehydrogenase family protein: MDRGVFIDGKWQMRSGLERLAIADPATGDHVGSTLLADEGTVDEAVQAAERAAPQMAAMLPDERAAILNRAAHLIEKRADDMARLLTREQGKPVADNRKEILFGATVLRYYAQEATRIWGTLRPAMAPGIKNIVSYHPIGVAAAIVPWNYPVDLYCWKVGPAIAAGCPLIVKSPPETPLAIAMLVDCLHEAGIPDGALADIPGHGPVAGAALARHDRIRALSATASIAAGQDIMRNAAGNLKKLCLELGGNAPLIVMADADLQEAAKAAHRRSFSNMGQICITVNRVLVDKSVYGEFCSIMAELTEATVLGHGIDPGVEYGPVLNASVIERVEQHKTDALAKGGKLLAGGKRPEDSAFSAGHFYRPTLIGDAPLNSLPMCSETYGPLAAVAPFENVDEMIDMANGPTYGLAAYIYGKDLDRMWTIADRIECGGVGINVNDVSELQAPFGGWKMSGNGRELGPEALETYLEPKLVKMRLRSAT, translated from the coding sequence ATGGACCGCGGTGTATTTATTGACGGCAAATGGCAAATGCGTTCCGGGCTCGAGCGCCTCGCAATAGCGGATCCGGCAACGGGTGACCACGTCGGCTCAACCCTTCTGGCCGATGAGGGCACGGTTGATGAGGCGGTGCAGGCAGCAGAACGCGCGGCGCCGCAGATGGCGGCCATGTTACCCGACGAAAGGGCCGCAATCCTCAACCGGGCTGCGCATCTCATCGAGAAACGCGCCGATGACATGGCCCGGTTGCTGACGCGCGAACAGGGCAAGCCAGTTGCCGACAACCGGAAGGAAATCCTCTTCGGCGCGACCGTGTTGCGTTACTACGCCCAAGAAGCAACCCGCATCTGGGGAACGCTGAGGCCAGCCATGGCGCCGGGCATAAAGAATATCGTTTCCTACCATCCAATCGGTGTCGCCGCCGCAATCGTGCCGTGGAATTACCCGGTCGACCTCTATTGCTGGAAGGTGGGTCCGGCGATTGCCGCCGGTTGTCCGCTGATTGTCAAATCGCCGCCTGAAACGCCCCTTGCAATCGCCATGCTTGTCGATTGCCTGCACGAAGCCGGCATACCGGACGGCGCACTGGCCGATATACCGGGGCATGGCCCGGTTGCCGGCGCCGCCCTCGCCCGCCATGACAGGATACGGGCCTTGTCCGCCACCGCCTCCATCGCCGCCGGTCAGGACATCATGCGCAATGCGGCCGGGAACCTGAAAAAACTCTGTCTCGAGCTTGGCGGCAACGCGCCGCTCATCGTGATGGCGGATGCCGATCTTCAGGAAGCGGCAAAAGCTGCCCACCGGCGATCCTTCTCCAACATGGGCCAGATCTGCATCACCGTGAATCGAGTTCTGGTCGACAAATCCGTCTATGGCGAGTTTTGCTCGATCATGGCGGAGCTTACCGAAGCAACTGTCCTTGGCCACGGCATAGACCCTGGCGTCGAATACGGACCGGTGCTGAACGCCTCGGTCATCGAGCGTGTGGAACAACACAAGACGGATGCACTGGCAAAGGGCGGGAAGCTGCTGGCAGGCGGAAAGCGTCCGGAGGACAGCGCCTTTTCGGCGGGCCATTTCTATCGGCCAACTCTCATCGGCGATGCCCCGCTCAACTCGCTTCCGATGTGCAGCGAAACCTACGGCCCCCTTGCCGCAGTTGCTCCGTTCGAAAATGTGGACGAAATGATCGACATGGCCAATGGTCCGACCTACGGTCTCGCCGCCTATATTTACGGCAAGGATCTCGATCGGATGTGGACCATCGCCGATCGGATCGAGTGTGGCGGTGTCGGCATCAATGTCAACGATGTAAGCGAGTTGCAGGCACCATTTGGCGGTTGGAAAATGAGCGGTAACGGCCGTGAACTGGGGCCGGAAGCGCTTGAGACCTATCTGGAGCCGAAACTCGTCAAAATGCGCTTGCGCAGCGCAACCTGA
- a CDS encoding SIS domain-containing protein, which yields MTNISQRYLNTVIERLQKVSDTQADAISQAAEICAAAIMDDKLVFTFGTGHGSFAAMEMFPRTGTVTGFRPIVESSMISFHRVLGDGGARQYRFIHGQEGYGDAILSSHQTVPGDAMLIFSHSGLNAVTLDIAVDAKERGMKLIGVTSVPHSSSTPSRHTCGKRLFELADVVIDTGVPKGDAGIEIEGLKYRVGATSTSIAIAVGQAINAATAEILVEKGHEPFVMVSPNTAEKAEANKQNDKNYAELWRRLKMR from the coding sequence ATGACGAATATCTCCCAGCGCTACCTCAACACGGTCATCGAAAGACTGCAGAAAGTTTCGGACACCCAGGCTGACGCGATCTCGCAAGCCGCAGAAATCTGCGCAGCGGCAATCATGGACGACAAGCTCGTCTTCACCTTCGGGACCGGGCACGGCTCTTTCGCGGCGATGGAGATGTTTCCGCGCACCGGCACGGTTACCGGATTTCGCCCCATCGTCGAAAGCTCGATGATCTCCTTCCACCGCGTCCTCGGCGATGGCGGTGCAAGGCAATACCGCTTCATCCACGGACAGGAAGGCTATGGCGACGCTATTTTGTCCTCGCATCAGACTGTGCCGGGCGATGCCATGCTCATTTTCTCCCATTCCGGCTTGAACGCGGTGACGCTCGACATCGCCGTCGATGCGAAGGAACGCGGCATGAAACTGATCGGCGTGACCTCCGTGCCGCACTCGTCATCCACGCCGTCCCGCCACACCTGCGGCAAGCGTCTTTTCGAACTCGCCGATGTCGTCATCGACACAGGCGTCCCGAAGGGCGATGCAGGAATTGAGATAGAGGGACTGAAATACCGGGTCGGCGCGACATCGACATCCATCGCCATTGCTGTTGGTCAGGCCATCAACGCCGCAACTGCCGAAATCCTTGTCGAAAAGGGCCATGAGCCCTTTGTCATGGTTAGTCCCAACACGGCTGAAAAGGCCGAGGCCAACAAGCAGAACGACAAAAACTACGCCGAGCTCTGGCGCCGGCTGAAGATGCGTTGA
- a CDS encoding uridine phosphorylase, which translates to MKRAWYLDLSAEDIGDRAILIGDPDRVDRIAQLLEEPTFLPVSRGLKTVTGRFGGKTITVTAFGMGAPIATIVLHELADLGVTRFLRIGTAMYFAPGKPGDLMISDAALGFDGTSAAYASGTDTFMADTGLADAIDDAASRNGLSTIRGLYATFDAFYRDMFGIDEEGRARASTNRERLAARNVLAIDMETSALLAAATALNVSCATLCLGTVDALTQEKLPLEKLSQGEKQLFQTALDGLSSLL; encoded by the coding sequence ATGAAACGAGCCTGGTATCTTGATCTCAGTGCGGAGGACATCGGCGACCGGGCAATACTCATCGGCGATCCCGACCGCGTAGACCGGATAGCGCAGCTGTTGGAGGAGCCGACATTCCTCCCGGTGTCGCGCGGCTTGAAGACCGTCACCGGCCGGTTCGGCGGGAAAACCATAACCGTCACCGCCTTCGGCATGGGTGCTCCCATCGCCACAATCGTGCTGCACGAACTGGCAGACCTCGGTGTCACGCGCTTCCTGCGCATTGGCACAGCCATGTATTTTGCGCCCGGCAAGCCGGGTGATCTGATGATCAGCGACGCAGCGCTCGGCTTTGACGGCACATCCGCAGCCTATGCTAGCGGCACTGACACGTTCATGGCCGACACCGGGTTGGCCGATGCCATCGACGACGCAGCATCGCGCAACGGCCTTTCGACCATTCGCGGCCTTTATGCCACCTTCGACGCCTTTTACCGGGACATGTTCGGCATAGACGAAGAAGGGCGTGCAAGGGCCAGCACGAACCGTGAAAGACTGGCCGCTCGGAATGTCCTGGCCATCGATATGGAAACCTCGGCGCTGCTTGCCGCCGCCACCGCTCTCAACGTCTCCTGTGCGACCCTTTGCCTAGGCACGGTCGACGCGCTCACCCAGGAAAAGCTGCCGCTTGAAAAGCTCTCGCAAGGCGAGAAGCAGCTTTTTCAAACCGCCCTCGACGGGCTTTCATCCCTCCTCTGA
- a CDS encoding carbohydrate kinase family protein, whose product MSTLVVTGYASLDYVMGLSGQIAGDRTTIADHRDPDAWPRLGGCPAYVAMAAANAGETAYAVTWIGGGADGKFYTNQLYDNDVRIDGVAMLDGRPTPSAVLAYQADGTCACLFDPALAGEERLNQAQRDLIRASTHLCISVGPPHLMQEILSLRPDGARLYCVLKSDLNCFTPAVLEALSPQADVIFCNASERSLIGKVGSSAIVVETNGPNGVRVCGQGIDTVVPVSAVDARDTTGAGDTLAGAYIAAEMSGQTNPVAAATTGIEEVAALLRQRLSRRRL is encoded by the coding sequence ATGAGCACGCTTGTCGTCACCGGCTATGCGAGCCTCGACTATGTGATGGGTCTTTCAGGCCAGATTGCCGGCGACCGCACGACAATAGCGGACCATCGCGATCCGGATGCATGGCCAAGGCTCGGCGGATGCCCGGCCTATGTTGCCATGGCGGCGGCCAATGCCGGAGAGACAGCCTATGCGGTCACATGGATCGGTGGCGGGGCCGACGGCAAATTCTACACAAATCAGCTCTATGACAACGATGTCCGCATAGACGGGGTCGCCATGCTGGATGGACGACCGACACCGTCCGCCGTTCTGGCCTATCAGGCCGACGGCACTTGTGCCTGCCTGTTCGATCCGGCACTGGCGGGCGAAGAACGCCTCAACCAGGCGCAGCGCGACCTCATCCGGGCATCAACGCATCTTTGCATCTCTGTCGGGCCACCGCATTTGATGCAGGAAATCCTGTCCCTGCGCCCCGATGGCGCACGCCTGTACTGTGTGCTCAAATCTGACCTGAACTGCTTCACCCCGGCAGTTCTTGAAGCCCTCTCGCCACAAGCCGATGTTATTTTCTGCAATGCATCTGAGCGTTCTCTCATCGGCAAAGTCGGCAGCAGCGCGATTGTTGTCGAAACCAACGGCCCGAACGGTGTGCGCGTTTGCGGTCAGGGAATTGACACGGTGGTGCCCGTTTCAGCGGTGGACGCGCGCGATACCACCGGCGCCGGCGATACGCTGGCCGGCGCCTACATCGCTGCTGAAATGTCAGGACAAACCAATCCCGTCGCTGCTGCGACGACGGGGATCGAGGAGGTTGCAGCATTGCTGAGGCAAAGACTTTCGAGGAGACGGTTATGA
- a CDS encoding cysteine hydrolase family protein produces the protein MKTALIVIDMQNSFLHPDGENYYDGAQDVVDNCLTLIAKARSTGTLIVHVADRHRRNFDDFESKHLPRHCVSGGFHAEFFEGFGPLSDGQEIEIEKRRFSAFFATELALFLTEQSVERLILCGVKTNVCVRATAQDAFAHGFEVCVVKDATNSNRQHLADASLEDIERYLGRLVTTQEAAELLA, from the coding sequence ATGAAAACCGCTCTGATCGTCATCGACATGCAGAACTCCTTTCTCCATCCCGATGGCGAAAACTACTATGACGGCGCACAAGACGTCGTTGACAACTGCCTGACGTTGATCGCCAAGGCCCGTTCAACAGGCACGCTCATAGTCCATGTCGCCGACCGGCACCGCCGGAATTTCGATGACTTTGAAAGCAAGCACCTGCCGCGCCATTGCGTCAGCGGCGGTTTTCATGCGGAGTTTTTCGAAGGTTTCGGCCCTCTTTCCGACGGTCAGGAAATTGAAATCGAGAAACGCCGGTTCAGCGCCTTTTTCGCCACGGAGCTGGCGCTTTTCCTGACCGAGCAATCGGTTGAACGGCTGATCCTTTGCGGCGTCAAAACCAATGTGTGCGTCCGCGCAACGGCGCAGGACGCATTTGCGCACGGCTTTGAGGTTTGCGTCGTCAAGGACGCAACAAACTCCAACAGGCAACATCTTGCCGACGCCTCGTTGGAAGATATCGAGCGCTACCTTGGCCGGCTTGTCACCACGCAAGAAGCAGCGGAGTTGCTGGCATGA
- a CDS encoding ABC transporter permease, translating into MIIDQVLAASIALTTPILLAAMGGLVNRQGGIVNIALDAKMLAGAFVAVVVSSATGNWFAAILAAAFVGASVGLVFSLVITRAGANMIVAGLGLNVLVAGVLGFILNWFYDSSGTLRLQDVALLPHIFGDGVKDIPIVGLTLSRLDPLTIFAWLTVLCLPWALANTRAGLRVRATGNAPKVAHAMGISELRVQDGTTMFAGFFSGLAGAHLALASIGLFNEGLTAGRGFIALAAFYFGRDRPVTTALVCLLFGFLDATQIRMQTAGLPPKLIGTIPYLMVLVALCIAGWRNRRTKDQLA; encoded by the coding sequence ATGATTATCGACCAGGTTCTCGCCGCCTCGATAGCGCTCACCACCCCCATTCTGCTCGCTGCCATGGGCGGGCTGGTCAATCGCCAGGGCGGCATCGTCAACATTGCACTCGACGCCAAGATGCTTGCAGGCGCGTTCGTTGCGGTCGTGGTGTCGTCAGCTACCGGAAACTGGTTTGCCGCAATACTGGCTGCTGCATTCGTTGGCGCATCGGTCGGCCTCGTCTTTTCGCTGGTCATCACCCGGGCCGGAGCCAATATGATCGTCGCCGGTCTCGGTCTCAACGTTCTTGTTGCCGGTGTGCTCGGCTTTATCCTCAACTGGTTCTACGATTCCAGCGGAACGCTCCGCCTGCAGGATGTCGCCCTGTTGCCCCATATATTCGGCGACGGGGTCAAGGATATCCCCATCGTCGGACTGACCCTTTCACGGTTGGACCCACTCACCATTTTCGCTTGGCTCACAGTCCTTTGCCTGCCATGGGCGTTGGCCAATACCCGCGCCGGCTTGCGGGTCCGCGCCACGGGCAACGCGCCGAAGGTCGCACATGCGATGGGCATATCGGAGCTGAGGGTACAAGACGGCACGACAATGTTCGCCGGGTTCTTCTCGGGCCTTGCAGGCGCACATCTGGCCCTTGCCTCAATCGGCCTTTTTAATGAGGGCCTGACCGCCGGGCGAGGTTTCATCGCCCTGGCAGCTTTCTATTTCGGCCGCGACCGGCCGGTGACCACTGCCCTCGTCTGCCTTCTCTTCGGCTTCCTGGACGCAACACAGATCCGTATGCAGACGGCGGGGCTGCCACCCAAACTTATCGGAACTATTCCCTATCTGATGGTCTTGGTGGCGCTGTGCATCGCCGGCTGGCGCAATCGCAGGACAAAGGATCAGCTGGCATGA
- a CDS encoding ABC transporter permease, whose amino-acid sequence MSEVALPQRFRFAAWLERGFGLAFPFIVALVVASIILLAVGQNPVDTFTLMVQESFGSTRRISATLSAATPLLFTGVATAVCFRSGVFNVGVEGAFVIGGLCGAFIGFSLSASFGFSLIPLALLFAAICGALWLYIPGYLLARFDVDEVVSTLMLNFVALGITGYLVNGPLLSEISGNNVTPLVHEAAQLPRLLPPSTLHGGFLIGLVVLAAYGLWSTRTAYGFESALVGLNKRFSRAVGISIPRTIIAVMILSGIVAGIGGASHALGQLHRFADGFSPGYGFTGMAVALLGRNTAVGILLGAILFGALASAGTTVQLFSDIPLDIVNIIEGTVMIFAVVEIGRFALRRRRSK is encoded by the coding sequence ATGTCTGAGGTCGCGCTCCCGCAAAGATTCCGGTTCGCAGCATGGCTTGAGCGCGGCTTCGGCCTGGCATTTCCCTTTATTGTTGCCCTTGTCGTTGCGTCTATCATTCTGCTTGCCGTCGGTCAGAACCCCGTGGATACCTTCACGCTCATGGTGCAAGAGTCATTCGGCTCGACACGACGCATTTCCGCAACGCTTTCAGCCGCAACGCCATTGCTCTTTACCGGGGTGGCAACGGCGGTCTGTTTCCGGTCCGGCGTCTTCAATGTCGGCGTGGAAGGCGCCTTTGTGATCGGCGGTCTGTGCGGTGCATTTATCGGCTTTTCGCTCTCCGCATCCTTCGGGTTTTCCCTGATACCGCTGGCGCTCCTGTTCGCAGCGATCTGCGGCGCGCTCTGGCTTTATATCCCCGGCTACCTGCTGGCGCGCTTCGATGTGGACGAAGTCGTCTCCACCTTGATGCTCAACTTCGTCGCGCTCGGCATTACGGGTTATCTGGTCAACGGACCTCTACTGTCCGAAATCTCCGGAAACAATGTTACGCCGCTGGTTCACGAGGCCGCCCAACTGCCAAGGCTTCTGCCGCCATCCACATTGCATGGCGGCTTTCTGATCGGCCTCGTTGTCCTCGCCGCCTACGGGCTGTGGTCGACACGCACCGCTTACGGTTTCGAAAGTGCGCTGGTCGGTCTCAACAAACGCTTCTCCCGCGCCGTGGGCATCTCCATACCCCGGACAATCATTGCCGTCATGATCCTGTCTGGCATCGTGGCCGGCATTGGCGGCGCCTCCCACGCGCTTGGCCAGTTGCACCGTTTCGCCGACGGCTTCTCGCCCGGATACGGCTTTACCGGCATGGCCGTCGCGCTTCTCGGGCGCAACACGGCGGTCGGTATCTTGCTTGGGGCCATCCTGTTCGGTGCGCTGGCATCTGCCGGAACCACCGTTCAACTCTTCTCCGATATTCCCCTCGATATCGTCAACATTATCGAAGGAACCGTGATGATCTTCGCGGTCGTGGAAATCGGACGATTTGCTCTGCGCAGGCGGAGGAGCAAATGA
- a CDS encoding ABC transporter ATP-binding protein has translation MHTEQQSEDRHISVRLGAVSLSKRYGAVQANRNVTLSIAPNEIHAIVGENGAGKSTLMRMLQGMEQPDDGHVVLDDQPVYLTGPQDAFRLGIGMVHQEFMLAPDLTLLENLVLGDEPAAVSLGPLSRIDWGVARRDADRLAKQASIDIDWDRRAGSTPVHIRQFVEIVRLLRRGARVLILDEPTAVLAPQQVDDLIGLLKTLRDGGTTILFISHKLKEVMALADQVSVMRRGEICFSSAVAETDINTIASHVIGGNERQAAPQQADDNHETGDVVLDVKELDVPALDKSHPLHAINLEVRRGEIVGIAGVSGNGQHELIECLVGLRAASGGSVSLMGENISSKSNGDRRTRGMSYVSADRAHEGLALAASIQTNVIAGSQRSGQLKSGIMLSLPALRREALKRLKALNVVYGDVADPVSSLSGGNQQKLVFAREIASDPSLLIVSQPTRGVDLNGIAAIHTILRQFRAAGGAVLLVSEELEEILEISDRILVMAGGQIVGERQAAQTDITDIGKLMLLKSEAHV, from the coding sequence ATGCACACTGAACAACAATCAGAAGACAGGCACATCTCCGTTCGCCTCGGCGCCGTTTCGCTCAGCAAGCGTTATGGCGCAGTTCAGGCGAACCGCAACGTGACGCTCAGCATCGCTCCCAATGAGATCCACGCTATTGTCGGTGAAAACGGCGCAGGTAAATCGACACTCATGCGCATGCTGCAGGGCATGGAGCAACCCGATGACGGGCATGTTGTCCTCGACGATCAACCAGTCTATCTGACCGGCCCGCAGGACGCATTCCGCCTCGGCATCGGTATGGTCCACCAGGAATTCATGCTGGCCCCGGACCTGACGCTTCTGGAAAACCTTGTACTGGGAGACGAGCCAGCCGCCGTTTCCCTCGGCCCTCTTTCCCGCATCGACTGGGGCGTGGCGCGCCGGGATGCGGACCGGTTGGCAAAACAGGCATCCATAGACATTGACTGGGACCGACGGGCAGGCAGCACGCCGGTTCATATCCGTCAATTTGTTGAAATCGTTCGGCTGTTACGGCGCGGCGCACGAGTCCTCATTCTTGATGAGCCGACAGCAGTCCTGGCGCCGCAGCAGGTGGACGATCTGATCGGCCTGCTCAAGACACTGCGCGACGGCGGCACCACAATTCTGTTCATCAGCCATAAGCTGAAGGAAGTCATGGCTCTGGCGGATCAGGTATCGGTGATGCGGCGCGGCGAGATCTGCTTTTCAAGCGCCGTTGCCGAAACCGATATCAACACCATTGCAAGCCATGTGATAGGCGGGAACGAGCGACAAGCAGCGCCGCAGCAAGCGGATGACAACCATGAAACCGGCGACGTGGTCCTCGACGTCAAGGAGCTTGATGTACCGGCCCTCGACAAATCCCATCCGCTGCATGCCATCAATCTTGAGGTGCGGCGCGGAGAAATCGTCGGCATTGCCGGCGTCTCGGGCAACGGCCAGCACGAATTGATCGAATGCCTTGTCGGATTACGGGCGGCAAGCGGCGGCTCCGTCAGCCTCATGGGCGAGAACATAAGTTCAAAAAGTAACGGCGACAGGCGCACACGCGGCATGAGCTATGTCAGCGCCGACCGGGCTCATGAGGGCCTGGCTCTTGCAGCTTCGATACAGACAAATGTCATCGCCGGAAGCCAGCGATCCGGGCAGCTCAAGAGTGGCATAATGCTCAGCCTGCCGGCTCTGCGACGCGAGGCATTGAAGCGCCTGAAGGCACTCAACGTCGTCTACGGCGACGTCGCCGATCCGGTTTCCAGCCTTTCCGGCGGCAATCAGCAGAAACTGGTCTTTGCCCGGGAAATCGCTTCCGACCCGTCTTTGCTGATCGTGTCGCAACCCACACGCGGCGTCGATCTCAACGGCATCGCCGCCATTCACACCATTTTGCGGCAGTTCCGCGCCGCCGGCGGCGCCGTGCTGCTCGTTTCAGAGGAACTGGAGGAGATTCTCGAAATCTCAGACCGTATTCTTGTGATGGCAGGCGGTCAGATCGTCGGCGAACGCCAGGCAGCGCAAACCGATATCACAGACATAGGGAAACTCATGCTTTTGAAGAGCGAAGCCCATGTCTGA
- a CDS encoding BMP family lipoprotein — protein sequence MLKKAAIASALALSWATVPALAADKPPAALIIAQGGLGDGSWNDTANAGFKAGLEKTGIEGRPIESKDVAAQGEEIMRRAADGGFGLVISLEWIHGEPMEKIAKDYADTNWVIMNQTREGDNVASVVFAEHEGSYLAGALAALATTDTSIPGINPEPVIGVIGGVKAPGIDKFIVGYIQGAKAINPDIDVKVAYSESFGDPAKGQQMAQAMFDEGADIVYQVAGGTGIGIIEAAKQAGKYAIGVDTDQDGMAPGNVLTSMVKRVDVAVEDILANYAAGTFPGGEVMDFGLVQNGVGLSDMKHTKDKIPADYLKKVDELKAGIIAGDIEVWDVSTQGYPDFFK from the coding sequence ATGTTGAAAAAGGCAGCAATCGCGAGCGCGCTCGCACTGTCATGGGCAACGGTGCCGGCCCTGGCAGCGGACAAACCACCGGCAGCACTCATCATCGCCCAGGGCGGCCTGGGTGACGGCTCATGGAACGACACGGCCAATGCAGGCTTCAAGGCTGGCCTGGAAAAGACCGGCATCGAAGGCCGGCCGATTGAATCCAAGGATGTCGCCGCGCAGGGTGAAGAGATCATGCGCCGCGCCGCAGATGGCGGCTTCGGCCTCGTCATAAGCCTTGAATGGATCCATGGCGAGCCGATGGAAAAAATCGCCAAGGACTATGCTGACACCAACTGGGTGATCATGAACCAGACCCGCGAGGGCGACAATGTGGCCTCCGTTGTCTTTGCCGAACATGAAGGCTCATACCTTGCAGGTGCCCTCGCCGCTCTCGCGACGACCGACACCTCCATTCCCGGCATCAACCCGGAACCGGTGATCGGTGTGATCGGCGGCGTCAAGGCGCCGGGCATCGACAAATTCATCGTCGGCTATATCCAGGGCGCCAAGGCGATCAACCCGGATATCGATGTCAAAGTCGCCTATTCCGAATCCTTCGGCGATCCGGCAAAGGGCCAGCAAATGGCGCAGGCCATGTTCGATGAAGGTGCAGACATTGTCTATCAGGTCGCCGGCGGCACCGGTATCGGCATCATCGAAGCGGCCAAACAGGCGGGTAAATACGCAATCGGTGTTGACACCGATCAGGACGGCATGGCCCCGGGGAACGTTCTGACCAGCATGGTCAAGCGCGTCGATGTCGCTGTTGAAGACATCCTCGCCAATTACGCAGCCGGCACATTCCCCGGCGGCGAGGTGATGGATTTCGGCCTGGTTCAAAACGGGGTCGGACTGTCCGACATGAAGCACACCAAAGACAAGATTCCCGCCGACTACCTGAAAAAGGTGGACGAACTCAAAGCCGGTATCATCGCAGGTGATATCGAGGTTTGGGACGTGTCCACACAGGGTTATCCCGACTTTTTCAAGTAA
- a CDS encoding GntR family transcriptional regulator: MRKQHAGPRYLTLAEDLRQAISSGEFKPGDQLPSETQLCARHGVSRGTVVRAIEQLVTDGIVHRRQGAGSFVARPSLHRRAGSLLSFSQSTKGEGFSTEQSLIALRPASAEQAIQFQCNEAAVFLSRLRSIEGVPCAVHRSIIPTAVASRVEALNGNDETALKSGTFSLYEAFEAAGYRVVEAHERVATRLATQEETDLLQVKGPAAVMVVFRRSYGTGGRLIEAAEAVYLGEYYTCDMHLVAAPSIVSGSQQSNVLSTGGRLIKPQSEE; encoded by the coding sequence ATGAGGAAGCAACATGCAGGACCACGCTACCTGACCCTGGCAGAAGACCTTCGTCAGGCGATATCGTCCGGAGAGTTCAAACCGGGTGATCAGCTGCCGAGCGAAACACAACTATGCGCCCGCCACGGCGTCAGCCGAGGCACGGTGGTGCGCGCCATCGAGCAACTGGTCACCGACGGGATCGTCCACCGCCGGCAGGGTGCAGGCAGTTTTGTCGCCCGGCCCTCACTGCACCGGCGGGCCGGCTCGCTTTTGAGCTTTTCCCAATCAACCAAAGGCGAAGGCTTCAGCACCGAACAATCGTTGATCGCTCTTCGGCCGGCCTCCGCCGAACAGGCCATTCAATTCCAGTGCAACGAGGCTGCGGTATTTTTGTCCCGTCTACGCTCGATCGAAGGCGTGCCCTGCGCAGTACACAGATCGATCATTCCCACAGCGGTGGCCTCTCGGGTCGAAGCCCTGAACGGCAACGACGAGACGGCCCTGAAATCAGGCACCTTCTCCCTTTATGAAGCCTTTGAAGCCGCTGGCTACAGGGTCGTTGAAGCACATGAACGCGTCGCAACACGCCTTGCCACACAGGAAGAAACGGATCTGCTCCAGGTGAAAGGGCCAGCAGCCGTCATGGTGGTTTTCAGGCGCAGCTATGGCACGGGCGGCAGACTGATTGAGGCCGCCGAAGCCGTCTATCTCGGCGAATATTACACCTGCGACATGCACCTTGTCGCAGCCCCGAGCATCGTTTCGGGAAGCCAGCAGTCCAATGTTCTCAGTACAGGTGGGCGATTAATCAAACCACAATCGGAGGAATGA
- a CDS encoding ABC transporter ATP-binding protein → MSAISLKNLDISYGPRQVVYGVDLEVAEGESFALVGESGSGKSTVLKSIVGLAPDWTGEIRVFGKDRGHGTDRSFSRTCQMVFQDPYGSLHPRKTVDTVLSEPLAVHGLSGRDARVGEVLSLVGLDQRFRYRFPHQLSGGQRQRVAIARALTLEPKVLLLDEPTSALDVSVQAEILNLLKRLRRDQGLTYLLVTHNLPVVSFMCDRMAVMNKGRIVEIAPASTLHTGDFTDDYTRHLYAASGGA, encoded by the coding sequence ATGAGCGCGATCTCCCTGAAAAACCTCGATATCTCCTACGGGCCGAGACAGGTCGTCTATGGGGTCGATCTCGAAGTTGCCGAAGGCGAGAGCTTTGCACTGGTCGGCGAAAGCGGCTCGGGCAAATCGACGGTGCTTAAATCCATTGTCGGACTTGCTCCGGACTGGACCGGCGAAATCCGAGTATTCGGCAAGGATCGCGGCCACGGCACCGACAGGAGCTTTTCCCGCACCTGCCAAATGGTCTTTCAGGATCCCTATGGCTCGCTTCACCCGCGCAAGACGGTAGACACGGTTCTGTCCGAACCGCTGGCGGTTCACGGCCTTTCGGGCCGCGACGCGCGTGTCGGCGAAGTCCTTTCGCTTGTCGGGCTGGATCAGCGCTTCCGCTACCGGTTTCCGCACCAGCTCTCCGGCGGTCAACGTCAGCGTGTCGCCATCGCCCGCGCCCTCACACTGGAACCGAAGGTCCTGCTTCTTGACGAACCGACCAGCGCGCTTGATGTGTCCGTGCAGGCTGAAATCCTTAACCTGCTGAAACGGCTGCGCAGGGATCAGGGGCTGACCTATCTGCTGGTAACGCACAACCTGCCCGTCGTCAGCTTCATGTGCGACCGCATGGCAGTGATGAACAAGGGCCGCATCGTCGAGATCGCACCGGCAAGCACTCTGCACACGGGCGATTTTACCGATGACTACACCCGCCACCTATACGCCGCCAGCGGCGGCGCGTAG